Proteins encoded in a region of the Clostridium butyricum genome:
- a CDS encoding AraC family transcriptional regulator, producing the protein MIEVKYFEDNKCKYLEPIKKQSVDLFLCFCGKEHCAAGYSYGPAVRSQYVLHYIISGKGSYTINNTTYTLHKNQGFLIPPDTVTYYEADKEEPWNYMWIGFNGVKAETYLNYANLNEGNLIFEYSKDDTLKTYINEMLKLKQLNFSNELKLEGLLYMFMSSLVSCKKDEVSTKSFRSTEIYLEKSIEYIDKNYADNIKINDIANYIGINRSYLTHIFKKNINISPQEFLLNYRIDKACALLKSSDLSVKAVSKSIGYSDPLTFSKIFKKVKGESPKNYREKFSSAVFIE; encoded by the coding sequence TTGATTGAAGTAAAATATTTTGAAGATAATAAATGTAAATATCTCGAACCAATAAAAAAGCAATCTGTAGATTTATTTTTATGTTTTTGTGGAAAAGAGCATTGTGCAGCAGGATATTCATATGGACCTGCAGTTCGTTCTCAATACGTACTTCACTATATAATATCGGGAAAAGGTTCCTATACTATTAATAACACAACATATACACTTCATAAAAATCAAGGCTTTCTTATTCCACCCGATACAGTAACTTATTATGAGGCTGATAAAGAAGAACCTTGGAATTATATGTGGATAGGTTTTAATGGAGTTAAAGCTGAAACATACTTAAATTATGCAAATCTTAATGAAGGCAATTTAATTTTTGAATATTCTAAGGATGATACGTTAAAAACGTATATTAATGAAATGTTAAAATTAAAACAATTAAATTTTTCAAATGAATTAAAATTAGAAGGATTATTATATATGTTCATGTCATCACTTGTCAGTTGTAAAAAAGATGAAGTAAGTACAAAATCATTTAGAAGCACTGAAATTTATTTAGAAAAATCCATAGAATACATAGATAAGAATTATGCTGATAATATTAAAATCAATGATATTGCAAACTATATTGGTATAAATAGGAGTTACCTTACCCATATTTTTAAAAAAAATATAAATATATCACCTCAGGAATTTCTATTAAATTATAGAATAGATAAAGCATGTGCTTTATTAAAAAGTTCTGATTTGTCCGTAAAGGCAGTTTCAAAATCTATAGGATACTCTGATCCTCTTACCTTTTCAAAGATTTTTAAAAAAGTAAAAGGAGAAAGCCCTAAAAATTATAGAGAAAAATTTTCATCTGCTGTTTTTATTGAATAA
- a CDS encoding LacI family DNA-binding transcriptional regulator codes for MKITIQDVAEKANVSVATVSRVMNGNYPVKAETRETVLKVIKELNYIPNMQARELTKQKSTTIGVVVPSINNMFFTELVYGIENELKTNSLSIILACTNGDSDEEQKCVNNLISRNVSGIIVAGPGTENIKAKFYDNISHKIPLVFINSEYMDSNISYVSNDEASGAKIALNYLLDNNHKDILFVRGKDSYSYDIKEKIYKEIMAKNFDSSKIINIGNGNTSDTVDNTMNIFLDILNNSSSTAVFACNDLMAVGVLNACKKLGIKVPNEISIIGYDNIPLSKFVEPKLTTMDQNMFFLGANAAQLLVEKIDCDNKFSKRIILNNSLVERETVISI; via the coding sequence ATGAAAATAACAATCCAGGATGTAGCTGAAAAAGCTAATGTTTCAGTTGCTACAGTTTCAAGAGTAATGAATGGAAATTATCCAGTTAAAGCCGAAACTCGTGAAACTGTATTGAAAGTAATAAAAGAACTAAACTATATTCCAAACATGCAAGCACGTGAACTTACAAAACAAAAATCAACAACTATTGGTGTTGTTGTTCCTAGTATAAACAATATGTTCTTTACAGAGCTAGTTTATGGAATTGAGAATGAGCTAAAGACAAATTCCCTCTCTATTATTCTTGCATGTACTAATGGTGATTCAGATGAAGAACAAAAATGTGTAAATAACTTAATATCACGAAATGTTTCAGGAATAATAGTAGCAGGACCTGGCACTGAAAATATTAAAGCTAAATTCTATGATAATATTTCCCATAAGATTCCACTTGTGTTTATAAATTCAGAATATATGGATTCAAATATTTCTTATGTATCAAATGATGAAGCTTCAGGAGCTAAAATAGCTTTAAACTATCTTTTAGATAATAATCACAAAGATATACTCTTTGTCAGAGGAAAAGACAGCTACTCATATGATATAAAAGAAAAAATATATAAAGAAATTATGGCTAAAAATTTTGATTCTTCAAAAATTATCAACATTGGTAATGGTAATACAAGTGATACTGTGGATAACACCATGAATATCTTCCTTGATATTTTAAATAATAGCTCTTCTACAGCAGTATTTGCTTGCAATGATCTTATGGCAGTTGGTGTTCTTAATGCGTGTAAAAAGTTAGGAATAAAAGTACCTAATGAAATTTCAATTATTGGTTACGATAATATTCCTTTAAGTAAATTTGTAGAACCTAAATTAACAACAATGGATCAAAACATGTTTTTCCTTGGTGCTAATGCTGCTCAATTGCTCGTAGAAAAAATAGACTGTGATAATAAATTTAGTAAAAGAATCATACTAAATAACTCTTTAGTAGAAAGAGAAACTGTAATCTCTATTTAA
- the galT gene encoding UDP-glucose--hexose-1-phosphate uridylyltransferase, translating to MINYEINRLINFGLQQGLIHEEDTIYATNMLLGLLKVDEFNHEEINETLNTPTPILENILDYAVSKNMLEDTVTERDLLDTNIMNCLMPRPSEVIKTFNKLYDDSKEKATDYYYKLSIASNYIRKDRIDKNMVWKATTEYGDLDITVNLSKPEKDPKEIAKAKSFKSTSYPKCLLCKENEGFYGHMNHPARQTHRIIPMNLGCEKYFMQYSPYTYYNEHCIIFNSEHVPMKINRKAFANLLNFVDVLPHYFAGSNADLPIVGGSILSHDHYQGGRYTFAMEKATVEKTYTIEGYEDITVGRVKWPMSVIRLNGDSKENLTNLAEHILNLWREYSDESVEILCRTNDEPHNTITPIARKRNGKYELDLVLRNNRTSDEYPLGIFHPHNEVHHIKKENIGLIEVMGLAVLPARLKEELKLLKDALISRITDISNNESIAKHSDWYKYLLSKYESITEENAYDILQKEVGIKFSEVLNHAGVFKRNEKGMSAFDKFIATL from the coding sequence ATGATTAATTATGAAATAAACAGATTAATAAATTTTGGACTACAACAAGGTCTTATTCATGAAGAAGATACAATCTATGCAACAAATATGCTCCTTGGCTTATTAAAAGTTGATGAATTTAATCATGAAGAAATAAATGAAACTTTAAACACTCCAACACCTATTTTAGAAAACATACTAGATTATGCTGTTTCAAAGAACATGCTTGAAGATACTGTTACTGAACGTGATTTATTAGACACTAATATAATGAATTGCTTAATGCCTAGACCATCTGAAGTAATCAAAACATTTAACAAACTATATGATGATTCTAAAGAAAAAGCTACAGATTACTACTACAAATTAAGCATTGCTTCAAATTATATAAGAAAAGACAGAATTGACAAGAACATGGTTTGGAAAGCTACTACTGAATATGGTGATTTAGACATAACTGTAAATCTATCTAAACCTGAGAAAGATCCAAAAGAAATTGCAAAAGCAAAGTCTTTTAAATCCACTTCTTATCCAAAATGTCTATTATGCAAAGAAAATGAGGGTTTTTATGGTCATATGAATCATCCTGCAAGACAAACTCATAGAATAATCCCTATGAATCTTGGATGTGAAAAATATTTTATGCAATATTCACCATACACATATTATAATGAACATTGTATAATCTTTAATAGTGAACATGTACCTATGAAAATAAACAGAAAAGCATTTGCAAACCTTCTTAATTTTGTTGATGTATTACCTCATTATTTTGCTGGTTCAAATGCTGATTTACCTATTGTTGGTGGTTCAATACTTTCCCATGATCACTATCAAGGTGGAAGATATACATTTGCAATGGAAAAAGCAACTGTTGAAAAAACTTATACTATTGAAGGATATGAAGACATAACTGTAGGCAGAGTAAAATGGCCAATGTCTGTAATAAGATTAAATGGTGATAGCAAAGAAAATTTAACAAATTTAGCTGAACATATCTTAAACCTTTGGAGAGAATATTCTGATGAATCTGTAGAAATCTTATGCAGAACAAATGATGAACCTCACAATACAATAACTCCAATTGCAAGAAAAAGAAATGGAAAATATGAACTTGATTTAGTTCTTAGAAATAATAGAACCAGTGATGAATATCCTCTTGGAATATTCCATCCTCACAATGAAGTTCATCATATAAAGAAAGAAAACATAGGTCTTATTGAAGTTATGGGCCTTGCAGTTCTTCCTGCAAGATTAAAAGAGGAACTTAAACTTTTAAAGGATGCATTAATAAGCAGAATTACTGATATTTCAAATAATGAAAGCATTGCTAAACACAGTGACTGGTATAAATACCTTTTATCTAAATATGAATCTATTACTGAAGAGAACGCTTATGACATATTACAAAAAGAAGTTGGTATAAAATTCTCTGAAGTATTAAATCATGCTGGAGTATTTAAGAGAAATGAAAAGGGAATGTCTGCTTTTGATAAATTTATAGCTACCCTTTAA
- a CDS encoding alpha-galactosidase gives MLINFEKNSKTFHIKNKNVSYLIKILETGHLTHLYWGRKLNTNNLDYLIEKNLWGSFLANTDNIDTFQLEATAQEYPGYGSTDLRSPAIELQFEDGTSVTDFRYDGHKIIKGKPRIENLPATYVENDDEAETLEIYMKDSLKNIKLVLSYTIFNEFDAITKNVKIINDSEEKVNIKRVLSANVDFKDDEFDFIHLSGAWARERHIVKTSLRSGSQSIESRRGASSHAQNPFMALTRKNSTESIGDVYGFSLVYSGNFLANVEVDMYFKSRAQIGINPFDFNWLLESKEEFQSPEAVLVYSENGLTGMSQTYNKLYEKRLCRGTFRDKVRPILINNWEATYFDFNETNIKEIAKEAKNLGIELFVLDDGWFGTRNNDDSSLGDWFVNEEKLKGGLGKLVSEINEMGMEFGLWFEPEMVSPISKLYEKHPDWCIHIPGRVRNEARNQLILDLSRREVCDYIIKSVSDILESANISYVKWDMNRNMSEIGSVGLSSERQRELPHRYMLGLYRILEEITSKFPNILFESCSGGGGRFDPGMLYYMPQTWTSDDTDAIERLKIQFGTSLVYPSSSMGCHVSAVPNHQVHRNTSIETRGIVAMAGNFGYELDITKLSNEEKESIKEQVTLYKKIRETVQFGNSYRLSSPFEGNEVAWMNISKDRSQVVVSYVKQFAEPNMWNKPLKLKGLDYDEKYEIDGTQIVLGGDELMNIGLVIPELKGDYAASQWILNKVEK, from the coding sequence ATGTTAATAAATTTTGAAAAAAATAGTAAAACATTTCATATTAAAAATAAAAATGTGAGTTATTTAATTAAGATATTAGAAACAGGCCATTTAACGCACCTATATTGGGGAAGAAAATTAAATACAAATAATTTGGATTATTTAATAGAAAAAAATCTTTGGGGAAGTTTTTTAGCTAATACTGATAATATAGATACGTTTCAATTAGAAGCAACTGCACAGGAATATCCGGGATATGGAAGTACTGATTTAAGAAGTCCAGCTATAGAATTACAATTTGAAGATGGAACAAGTGTTACAGATTTTAGATATGATGGTCATAAAATAATAAAGGGAAAACCTAGAATTGAAAATCTTCCTGCAACTTATGTTGAAAATGATGATGAAGCAGAAACTTTAGAAATATATATGAAGGATTCTCTAAAAAATATAAAACTTGTTTTGAGTTATACTATATTTAATGAATTTGATGCAATAACTAAAAATGTAAAGATAATAAATGATAGTGAAGAAAAAGTTAACATAAAAAGAGTATTAAGCGCAAATGTTGATTTTAAGGATGATGAATTTGATTTTATTCACTTATCAGGGGCATGGGCAAGAGAAAGACATATTGTAAAAACTAGTCTTAGAAGTGGAAGTCAATCAATTGAAAGTAGACGAGGAGCAAGTAGTCATGCACAAAATCCATTTATGGCTCTTACAAGAAAAAATTCAACAGAAAGTATAGGGGATGTTTATGGATTTAGTCTTGTTTATAGTGGTAACTTCTTAGCTAATGTAGAAGTTGATATGTATTTTAAATCGAGAGCACAAATTGGTATAAATCCATTTGACTTTAATTGGCTTTTAGAAAGTAAAGAAGAATTTCAGAGTCCAGAAGCGGTATTGGTTTATTCAGAAAATGGATTAACTGGTATGTCACAGACTTATAATAAGTTATATGAAAAACGTTTATGTAGAGGAACATTTAGAGATAAAGTAAGACCTATTCTTATAAATAATTGGGAAGCTACTTATTTTGATTTTAATGAAACTAATATAAAAGAAATAGCTAAGGAAGCTAAAAATTTGGGAATAGAACTTTTTGTACTAGATGATGGATGGTTTGGAACAAGAAATAATGATGATTCATCTTTAGGAGATTGGTTTGTAAATGAAGAAAAATTAAAAGGTGGTTTAGGAAAACTTGTTTCGGAAATTAATGAAATGGGTATGGAATTTGGATTATGGTTTGAGCCAGAAATGGTTTCGCCTATAAGTAAATTATATGAAAAACATCCAGATTGGTGTATACACATACCTGGTAGAGTTAGAAATGAAGCTAGAAACCAACTTATACTAGATTTATCAAGAAGAGAAGTTTGTGATTATATAATAAAATCTGTAAGTGATATTTTAGAAAGTGCTAATATTTCTTATGTTAAATGGGATATGAATAGGAATATGAGTGAAATTGGTTCTGTAGGATTAAGTTCAGAAAGACAAAGAGAACTTCCACATAGATATATGCTTGGTTTATACAGAATATTAGAAGAGATAACAAGTAAGTTCCCTAATATATTATTTGAAAGCTGCTCAGGTGGTGGTGGAAGATTTGATCCGGGAATGCTTTATTATATGCCTCAAACATGGACTAGTGATGATACTGATGCAATAGAAAGATTAAAAATTCAATTTGGAACATCTTTAGTGTATCCAAGTTCATCTATGGGATGTCATGTATCAGCAGTTCCAAATCATCAGGTTCATAGAAATACTTCTATTGAAACAAGAGGAATAGTTGCTATGGCTGGTAACTTTGGATATGAACTTGATATTACTAAATTAAGTAATGAAGAAAAAGAATCAATAAAGGAACAAGTAACTTTATATAAGAAAATAAGAGAAACAGTTCAATTTGGAAATTCTTATAGATTATCAAGTCCATTTGAAGGAAATGAAGTTGCGTGGATGAATATTTCTAAAGATAGATCGCAAGTAGTTGTAAGTTATGTAAAGCAGTTTGCAGAACCTAATATGTGGAATAAACCATTAAAATTAAAAGGATTAGATTATGATGAAAAGTATGAGATTGATGGAACACAAATCGTGTTAGGGGGAGATGAACTAATGAACATTGGTTTGGTTATTCCTGAGCTTAAAGGTGATTATGCAGCAAGTCAATGGATATTAAATAAAGTTGAAAAATAG
- a CDS encoding ABC transporter substrate-binding protein, whose translation MIKNIKKIISCIAMTTVIGSMLVGCGGTGSSKSQSGDTTITYSIWDKIQEPGMRQIADEFEKENPGIKVNIEVTPWDQYWTKMEAAATGGSLPDVFWMHASQVEKYIGGNAIMDLTDKISSSSLVDLNKFPQDLVDLYKSDGKNYAIPKDYDTVGLWYNKTLFDEAGISYPDETWTWDTLLENAKKLTNKDKGIYGLSAPLNTHEGIYDYVFQNNGKILSEDKSKSEYNSPETREALQWYVDLSLKEGVSPNQSQFAENPVITLFESGKTAMALFGSWMSAEFASNEYTSANCNVAVLPEGKTRGTVFNGLGNSVSAKTKNPEAAWKFVEFLGSEKANKIQAESGAAIPAYEGTSEAWTKSNDKFNLSVFTEMLDYATIKPYIKNNSKWETEENNILKKIFAGDMSVDEGCKQLEEKMNSIINEK comes from the coding sequence ATGATAAAAAATATTAAGAAAATTATTAGCTGTATTGCAATGACAACAGTTATTGGGAGTATGCTTGTAGGCTGTGGTGGAACTGGTTCCTCAAAGAGTCAATCTGGTGATACTACTATAACATATAGTATTTGGGATAAAATACAAGAACCGGGTATGAGACAAATTGCAGATGAATTTGAAAAAGAAAATCCTGGAATAAAAGTAAATATAGAAGTTACTCCTTGGGATCAGTATTGGACAAAAATGGAGGCGGCTGCAACAGGAGGAAGTCTTCCAGATGTATTTTGGATGCATGCAAGTCAGGTTGAAAAGTATATAGGTGGAAATGCAATAATGGATTTAACAGATAAAATCTCATCAAGTTCATTGGTTGATTTGAATAAGTTTCCACAAGACTTAGTTGATTTATATAAGAGTGATGGGAAAAATTATGCAATACCTAAAGATTATGATACTGTAGGACTTTGGTACAATAAAACTTTATTTGATGAAGCTGGAATATCATATCCAGATGAAACTTGGACATGGGATACATTATTAGAAAATGCTAAAAAATTAACTAATAAAGATAAGGGTATTTATGGATTATCAGCACCATTAAACACTCATGAAGGTATATACGATTATGTATTCCAAAATAATGGAAAGATTTTATCAGAAGATAAAAGTAAATCGGAATATAATTCACCAGAAACAAGAGAAGCTCTTCAATGGTATGTAGATTTAAGTTTAAAGGAAGGTGTTTCGCCAAATCAAAGTCAGTTTGCAGAAAACCCAGTAATAACTTTATTTGAATCAGGAAAAACTGCTATGGCATTATTTGGTTCTTGGATGTCAGCAGAATTTGCATCAAATGAATATACATCAGCTAATTGTAATGTTGCAGTATTACCAGAAGGAAAAACAAGAGGAACTGTATTCAATGGGCTTGGAAACTCTGTATCAGCTAAGACAAAAAATCCTGAAGCTGCTTGGAAATTTGTTGAATTCCTAGGATCTGAAAAAGCTAATAAGATTCAAGCAGAAAGCGGAGCAGCAATACCTGCATATGAAGGAACATCAGAGGCTTGGACTAAATCAAACGATAAATTTAACTTATCAGTATTTACAGAAATGTTGGATTATGCAACTATAAAACCATACATTAAAAATAATTCTAAATGGGAAACAGAAGAAAATAATATCCTTAAGAAAATTTTCGCAGGAGACATGTCCGTTGATGAAGGGTGTAAACAATTAGAAGAGAAGATGAATTCAATTATAAATGAGAAATAA
- the gtfA gene encoding sucrose phosphorylase — MDKIKNEIMLITYADSLGENLKDLKDIIDTYYSKAVGGVHILPFFPSSGDRGFAPMRYDVVDEAFGDMNDVKSISENKYLMYDFMVNHISRQSDYFKDFTEKKDESEYKDFFIRYKDFWKNGEPTQEEVDLIYKRKPRAPYYEVEFKDGSKEKVWCTFAEEQIDLNMDSKVARDFIKETLINMCKNGASIIRLDAFAYAIKKPGTSCFFIEPEMWELLYEIQGIVKAYGVDILPEIHEHYTIQHKIAEKGFWIYDFALPVLVLNALYSGNGNNLKRWLDMSPMKQFTTLDTHDGIGIVDVKDLMTDEEIHETKEAMFTKGANVKKIYNTAAYNNLDIYQVNCTYYSALGNNDKAYLLARAIQFFAPGIPQVYYVGMLAGENDIELMESTKNGRDINRHYYTKEEIKENIENRKVVRDIRELMELRNSHKAFGLDGECITETHGSDLIITRKCGEYSLTLKADLKSYDFTIE, encoded by the coding sequence ATGGATAAGATAAAAAATGAAATAATGTTAATAACATATGCAGATAGTTTAGGTGAAAATTTAAAAGATTTAAAAGATATTATTGATACCTATTATTCAAAAGCAGTTGGAGGAGTTCATATACTGCCGTTTTTTCCTTCTTCTGGAGATAGGGGATTTGCTCCTATGAGATACGATGTGGTAGATGAAGCTTTTGGAGATATGAATGATGTAAAATCAATAAGTGAAAATAAGTATTTGATGTATGATTTTATGGTAAATCATATTTCAAGACAATCAGACTATTTTAAAGATTTTACAGAGAAAAAGGATGAATCTGAATATAAAGATTTTTTCATAAGATATAAAGACTTTTGGAAAAATGGTGAACCAACACAGGAAGAAGTAGATTTAATATATAAGAGAAAGCCAAGAGCTCCATATTATGAAGTAGAATTTAAAGATGGAAGCAAAGAAAAAGTATGGTGTACATTTGCAGAAGAACAGATAGATTTAAATATGGATTCAAAAGTTGCAAGAGATTTTATAAAAGAAACGTTAATTAATATGTGCAAAAATGGAGCAAGTATTATACGTTTAGATGCCTTTGCATATGCAATAAAGAAACCTGGGACTAGTTGTTTCTTTATTGAACCTGAAATGTGGGAATTATTATATGAAATTCAAGGCATAGTTAAAGCATATGGAGTAGATATATTGCCAGAAATTCATGAACATTATACAATACAGCATAAGATAGCTGAAAAAGGATTCTGGATTTATGATTTTGCATTACCTGTTTTAGTATTAAACGCTTTGTATTCAGGAAATGGTAATAATTTAAAAAGATGGCTTGACATGAGTCCAATGAAACAATTTACAACATTAGATACACATGATGGAATTGGTATAGTAGATGTTAAGGATTTAATGACTGATGAAGAAATTCATGAAACAAAAGAAGCGATGTTTACAAAAGGCGCTAATGTAAAAAAGATTTATAATACAGCAGCATATAATAATTTAGATATATATCAAGTTAATTGTACTTATTACTCAGCACTAGGAAATAATGATAAGGCATATCTTTTAGCACGTGCAATTCAATTTTTTGCTCCAGGTATACCTCAAGTATATTATGTTGGAATGCTTGCAGGAGAAAATGATATTGAGTTAATGGAATCAACAAAAAATGGAAGAGATATTAACCGTCATTATTATACAAAAGAAGAAATTAAAGAAAACATAGAAAATAGAAAAGTAGTGAGAGATATAAGAGAACTTATGGAACTTCGTAATTCACATAAGGCATTTGGATTAGATGGGGAATGCATTACAGAAACTCATGGAAGCGACCTAATTATAACAAGAAAATGTGGAGAATATTCATTAACTTTAAAAGCTGATTTAAAGAGTTATGATTTTACTATTGAGTAA
- the galE gene encoding UDP-glucose 4-epimerase GalE: MSILVCGGAGYIGSHTVYKLIEQGKDVVIIDNLQSGHMGAVHPKAKFYKGDIRDAAILDKIFTENKIQSIVHFAANSLVGESMIKPLLYFNNNVYGMQILLESMVKHDIKNIVFSSTAAVYGEPKKIPILEDDETNPTNTYGETKLTMEKMMKWCNKAYGINYVALRYFNAAGSLGDGTIGEDHNPESHLIPLILQVPLGKREAITVFGSDYPTPDGTCLRDYIHVLDLADAHIKAVEYLESGKGSNVFNLGNGVGFSVKEMIVAAEEATGQDIKVVIGERRAGDPAQLIASSDKARQLLGWVPQYTDVKKIIKDAWAFHTAHPNGFEN, encoded by the coding sequence ATGTCAATTTTAGTTTGTGGTGGTGCAGGATATATCGGTTCTCACACAGTGTATAAACTTATCGAACAAGGAAAAGATGTTGTAATAATAGATAATTTACAAAGCGGTCATATGGGTGCTGTTCATCCAAAGGCTAAGTTTTATAAAGGTGACATCAGAGATGCTGCTATATTAGATAAAATTTTTACTGAAAATAAAATCCAATCAATTGTTCATTTTGCAGCTAATTCATTAGTTGGAGAAAGTATGATTAAACCTCTTCTTTACTTCAATAACAATGTATATGGAATGCAAATATTGCTTGAAAGTATGGTTAAACACGACATCAAGAATATCGTATTTTCTTCTACTGCTGCTGTTTATGGAGAACCTAAAAAAATTCCTATATTAGAAGATGATGAAACAAACCCAACAAATACTTATGGCGAAACAAAACTTACTATGGAAAAAATGATGAAATGGTGTAATAAAGCTTATGGAATCAACTATGTAGCTCTTAGATACTTTAATGCTGCAGGTTCACTTGGTGATGGAACTATAGGTGAAGATCACAATCCTGAAAGTCATTTAATTCCACTTATACTTCAAGTTCCACTAGGTAAACGTGAAGCCATAACTGTATTCGGAAGTGACTACCCTACTCCAGATGGAACATGTTTACGTGACTACATCCATGTACTTGACCTTGCAGATGCCCACATAAAAGCCGTTGAATACCTTGAATCTGGTAAAGGAAGTAACGTATTTAACTTAGGTAATGGAGTTGGATTTAGCGTAAAAGAAATGATTGTAGCTGCTGAAGAGGCAACTGGTCAAGACATCAAAGTTGTAATTGGTGAAAGAAGAGCTGGTGACCCTGCTCAGTTAATCGCCTCAAGTGATAAAGCAAGACAATTACTTGGATGGGTTCCTCAATATACAGATGTAAAGAAAATCATTAAAGATGCATGGGCATTCCACACTGCTCATCCAAACGGATTCGAAAACTAA
- a CDS encoding galactokinase: MDIINNLKEQFKEIFKRDSENVFFSPGRVNLIGEHTDYNGGNVFPCALTIGTYGLIAKRDDNKCFVNSLNFEDLGTIEFDLKGLVNDKIHDWANYPKGVIKTFEDHGFKTSHGFDILFFGNIPNGSGLSSSASLEVLMGCILNESFGFNIDMVEIVKMCQEAENKFIGVNCGIMDQFAIGMGKENCAILLDCNTLNYSYSKLDMDGCKIVIGNTNKKRGLADSKYNERRSECEAALKEIQAVKNISSLGELTEEDFEAVKSNISDPIKVKRAKHAVYENQRTLKAVNALENNDLALFGQLMNASHVSLRDDYEVTGIELDTLVSLAWECEGVIGARMTGAGFGGCTVSIVKEECVDNFISTITPKYAEKIGYEPSFYIVSISDGTRKLS; the protein is encoded by the coding sequence ATGGATATTATCAATAACTTAAAAGAACAATTCAAGGAAATTTTTAAAAGGGACTCTGAAAATGTTTTCTTTTCACCTGGAAGAGTTAATTTAATCGGAGAACATACAGATTATAATGGAGGTAATGTTTTTCCTTGTGCTTTAACAATAGGTACTTATGGATTAATAGCTAAAAGAGATGATAACAAATGTTTTGTAAACTCATTAAACTTTGAAGATTTAGGAACAATTGAATTTGATTTAAAAGGTCTTGTAAACGACAAAATACATGATTGGGCAAATTATCCAAAGGGAGTTATAAAAACATTTGAAGATCATGGATTCAAAACTTCCCATGGTTTTGACATACTTTTCTTTGGTAACATACCTAATGGTTCTGGATTATCATCATCTGCTTCTCTTGAAGTTTTAATGGGGTGTATCCTTAACGAATCTTTTGGATTTAATATAGATATGGTTGAAATCGTAAAAATGTGTCAAGAAGCAGAAAATAAGTTTATCGGAGTAAATTGTGGTATCATGGATCAATTTGCTATCGGAATGGGTAAAGAAAATTGTGCAATTTTACTAGATTGTAATACTTTAAATTATTCTTATAGTAAACTTGACATGGATGGGTGTAAAATAGTAATTGGTAACACAAATAAAAAACGTGGACTTGCTGATTCAAAATACAATGAAAGAAGAAGCGAATGTGAAGCTGCATTAAAAGAAATTCAAGCTGTAAAGAATATTAGCTCTTTAGGAGAACTTACTGAAGAAGACTTTGAAGCTGTAAAGTCTAATATTTCTGATCCTATAAAAGTAAAAAGAGCAAAACATGCTGTTTATGAAAACCAAAGAACATTAAAAGCTGTTAATGCATTAGAAAATAATGATTTAGCTTTATTCGGACAACTTATGAATGCATCTCATGTTTCTTTACGAGATGACTATGAAGTTACAGGTATAGAATTAGATACTCTTGTTTCTCTAGCATGGGAATGTGAAGGTGTTATTGGTGCACGTATGACAGGTGCAGGATTTGGTGGCTGTACTGTAAGTATTGTTAAGGAAGAATGTGTAGATAACTTTATTTCTACAATTACACCTAAGTATGCTGAAAAAATCGGCTATGAACCAAGTTTCTACATCGTAAGCATATCGGATGGTACAAGAAAGTTATCATAA